In one window of Juglans regia cultivar Chandler chromosome 3, Walnut 2.0, whole genome shotgun sequence DNA:
- the LOC108982594 gene encoding formin-like protein 18 isoform X1: protein MVSDQEIAKGVESVLLQSDRNIVNTVDGIIQQLEAKLGLDLSHKAGFIRDQIDHLIRSHSQPHPQPPPQRQSHHLQPPKDHFALRNHPQYPSTHPQQFPPHFALQTHPHHRPDELTFRQPQPPPPQPRPLPAQVQPQPPPPLVTKPEAFAPNASPETPKQSAPVGAKRRGGPGGLNKVCGVTPELQAIVGEPALPRTEIVKQLWAYIRKNNLQDPSNKRKIICNDALRLVFETDCTDMFKMNKLLAKHIIPLEPTKESGQAKRLKVDVESTTESTELGSSTIIISEALAKFLGIGGREMLQSEVLRRVWEYIKVNRLEDPLNSMVILCDANLHELLGCESISALGMTEMLARHHLFKRS from the exons ATGGTGTCCGACCAAGAAATAGCAAAAGGGGTGGAGTCTGTGCTCCTTCAATCCGACCGTAACATCGTTAACACGGTAGATGGCATCATTCAGCAGCTGGAAGCCAAGCTAGGGCTAGACCTATCCCACAAGGCCGGCTTCATCCGGGACCAGATCGACCACCTCATCCGTTCCCACTCTCAGCCACACCCGCAGCCACCGCCGCAGCGACAGTCCCACCACCTCCAGCCCCCCAAAGACCATTTTGCCCTCCGAAACCACCCTCAGTACCCCTCCACCCACCCCCAACAATTTCCTCCCCATTTTGCCCTCCAGACCCATCCTCACCACCGCCCCGACGAGCTCACCTTCCGGCAGCCCCAACCTCCGCCGCCTCAGCCACGTCCACTGCCTGCACAGGTTCAGCCACAGCCGCCGCCTCCGCTAGTGACCAAGCCCGAGGCTTTCGCTCCAAATGCCAGCCCTGAGACCCCGAAGcaaag TGCTCCAGTGGGAGCCAAAAGAAGAGGTGGCCCAGGGGGTTTAAACAAAGTTTGTGGGGTCACTCCTGAACTTCAGGCAATTGTTGGTGAGCCAGCATTGCCAAGGACTGAG ATTGTGAAGCAGCTGTGGGCATACATAAGGAAGAATAACCTCCAAGATCCAAGTAACAAAAGAAAGATTATTTGTAATGATGCCCTGCGCTTGGTATTTGAGACGGACTGTACTGACATGTTCAAGATGAATAAGCTGCTAGCCAAACATATTATCCCACTTGAACCCACAA AGGAGTCAGGCCAAGCTAAACGATTGAAGGTAGATGTTGAGTCTACAACTGAAAGTACCGAACTGGGTTCATCTACCATCATTATATCTGAAGCACTTGCCAAGTTTTTGGGCATTGGAGGAAGGGAGATGCTCCAATCTGAGGTTTTAAGGCGTGTTTGGGAGTACATTAAGGTTAACCGTTTGGAG GATCCTTTAAATTCAATGGTGATATTATGTGATGCAAACCTTCATGAGCTCCTTGGATGTGAAAGTATTTCTGCACTTGGGATGACAGAGATGTTAGCACGCCATCATTTATTCAAACGGTCATGA
- the LOC108982592 gene encoding E3 ubiquitin-protein ligase UPL5, whose protein sequence is MSLVQTSPTVDCGLTPVSNATSAILTAVDHPRLSSKRKLDDYGGPTFDDGEDDDTNDAVFAELVSVRMRKEEPNAVHSSSDSQSRDFTSSTAPFNPRVPDARSAFYSCSTRTEHRLQFFIRMIPEGKTMVFQAYTRDTVRSVHDRIQLVTGIPIHEQRLIYRGKQLQWERTLAECSIQNDAGLELVGRMRSTEHPHAWQVVDDIVSMVCRLCRGEAIPSAIPSAKHVKMRMMEFLTVTPKDEERVPGHLQIFLSCSAPAALVMLYMSPIKGNKDCADSSIRHFLNSSRNSLPKSYHNYCAPIVLEFCKLLRRAAQEDPLYLSCRSTLGSLLESIGSSENSKRVILMQEIFPFVSELATRLSRDLVLSMESPTSVGPLSADVRDFAAFLVLLRTEITEQVGFQGPISVSLDGEGYKHPLYGEEIEFLHLLFIDLLKRMGECLDKMECLVVKHKGENETIYSGWSQYLAIMKELNSVSKLYQGAEEEFWMVLRLRKSSMCALIVKYAKCTDDHQWLLERKDVTDFESRRHLAMMMFPEVKEDYEELHEMLIDRSQLLAESFEYISKADPEALHAGLFMEFKNEEATGPGVVREWFFLVCQALFNPENALFVPSPTDLRRFYPNPTSKVDPMHLEYFSFSGRVIALALMHKVQVGVVFDRIFFYQLAGKCISLEDIRDTDPCVYSSCKQILEMDSDYVDSDVLGLTFVREVEELGSRRVVELCPGGKSIVVNSKNREEYVKLLIEHQFVRSISEQVSYFAQGFGHILCNSRLQKFFFQSLELEDLDWILYGSETTISVDDWKAHTEYNGYKETDPQIFWFWKIVGEMTAEQRKVLLFFWTSVKYLPVEGFCGLASRFYIYKSSEPNGRLPSSHTCFYRLCFPPYPSIAVMQDRLNVISQEHVGCSFGTW, encoded by the exons ATGTCTCTCGTGCAAACTTCCCCCACCGTCGATTGCGGCCTCACCCCCGTTTCCAACGCCACCAGCGCGATCTTGACCGCCGTCGATCACCCAAGACTCTCGTCGAAGCGCAAATTGGACGACTATGGTGGTCCTACCTTTGACGATGGTGAGGACGACGACACAAACGACGCTGTATTCGCCGAGTTAGTCTCCGTCAGGATGAGAAAAGAAGAACCCAACGCCGTTCACTCCTCTTCGGACTCCCAATCTCGAGATTTCACCTCCTCCACTGCGCCCTTCAATCCTAGGGTTCCCGATGCCCGATCGGCCTTCTATTCATGCTCGACTCGGACCGAGCACCGGCTGCAGTTCTTCATAAGAATGATACCCGAGGGGAAAACTATGGTATTCCAAGCCTACACTCGCGACACCGTCAGATCGGTTCACGATCGAATCCAATTGGTGACGGGGATCCCAATCCATGAGCAGAGACTGATATATCGGGGAAAGCAACTCCAGTGGGAGCGCACGCTCGCCGAGTGTTCGATCCAAAACGACGCCGGACTGGAATTGGTGGGTCGCATGCGCAGCACCGAGCACCCTCACGCTTGGCAAGTGGTGGACGATATCGTTTCAATGGTGTGCCGCCTTTGCCGAGGCGAGGCGATCCCTTCGGCGATCCCTTCGGCGAAACATGTTAAAATGAGGATGATGGAGTTCTTGACGGTCACTCCAAAGGACGAAGAGCGCGTCCCCGGGCATTTGCAGATATTCCTGTCGTGTTCGGCCCCGGCCGCATTGGTTATGCTTTATATGTCGCCGATCAAAGGTAATAAAGACTGTGCGGATAGTTCGATAAGGCATTTTTTGAATTCAAGTCGTAATTCGTTGCCGAAATCGTATCATAATTATTGTGCACCTATAGTTCTAGAGTTTTGTAAGTTGCTTAGGAGAGCTGCGCAGGAGGACCCTTTGTATCTGTCCTGTCGGAGTACACTTGGGTCATTGTTGGAATCGATTGGGTCGTCGGAGAACTCGAAGAGAGTAATTTTAATGCAAGAGATTTTCCCATTTGTTAGTGAGTTGGCGACTAGGTTGTCCAGGGATTTAGTTCTGAGTATGGAATCTCCCACTAGTGTGGGGCCTCTGTCGGCTGATGTCCGTGATTTTGCAGCATTCTTGGTCCTCCTGCGGACTGAGATCACGGAGCAAGTTGGTTTTCAGGGCCCCATTTCTGTGTCTTTGGATGGGGAAGGATATAAGCACCCTTTGTATGGGGAGGAGATTGAGtttcttcatcttttgtttattgatttgttGAAGAGAATGGGAGAGTGCCTCGACAAAATGGAGTGTTTGGTCGTTAAACACAAGGGGGAAAATGAAACTATTTATTCTGGATGGTCTCAGTATCTTGCCATAATGAAGGAGCTGAATAGCGTTTCCAAACTTTATCAGGGTGCAGAAGAAGAATTTTGGATGGTTTTGAGGCTTAGAAAATCTTCAATGTGTGCGCTAATTGTCAAATATGCAAAGTGTACTGATGATCATCAGTGGCTTCTTGAGCGAAAGGATGTTACCGATTTTGAATCTAGGAGGCATTTGGCAATGATGATGTTTCCAGAGGTAAAAGAAGACTATGAGGAGCTGCATGAGATGCTAATTGACAGGTCTCAATTGCTGGCAGAATCATTTGAGTATATATCGAAGGCAGACCCTGAGGCTTTACATGCTGGTCTCTTTATGGAATTCAAAAATGAGGAAGCCACAGGTCCCGGTGTAGTGCGGGAGTGGTTTTTTTTAGTATGCCAAGCTCTATTTAACCCAGAAAACGCCCTTTTTGTGCCATCCCCAACTGATCTTAGAAGGTTCTATCCTAATCCAA CGTCTAAGGTGGATCCCATGCACCTTGAATATTTCAGTTTCTCTGGTCGGGTGATTGCCTTAGCTTTGATGCATAAAGTGCAAGTAGGTGTTGTCTTTGATCGCATCTTTTTCTATCAATTGGCTGGAAAGTGCATTTCTCTGGAAGATATAAGGGATACGGATCCATGTGTGTATAGTAGCTGCAAGCAGATTCTGGAGATGGATTCAGATTATGTTGATTCAGATGTTTTAGGACTAACGTTTGTTAGAGAAGTCGAGGAGTTAGGATCCAGGAGAGTTGTGGAGCTTTGCCCTGGTGGGAAAAGCATTGTTGTGAATAGCAAGAACAGAGAGGAATATGTTAAACTTCTTATTGagcatcagtttgtgagatctATCTCAGAACAGGTATCATATTTTGCTCAAGGTTTTGGTCATATTCTTTGTAACTCCAGGCTCCAGAAGTTCTTTTTCCAAAGTTTAGAGCTGGAAGATCTTGATTGGATTCTTTATGGAAGTGAAACTACCATCTCCGTTGATGATTGGAAGGCACATACTGAATACAATGGCTATAAAGAAACCGATCCTCAGATCTTCTGGTTCTGGAAA ATTGTTGGGGAGATGACAGCGGAGCAGAGAAAGgttcttctctttttttggaCTTCAGTGAAGTATTTACCGGTGGAAGGTTTCTGTGGCTTGGCTTCCCGGTTTTACATTTACAAGTCCTCAGAGCCTAATGGGCGCCTGCCTTCATCCCACACATGCTTTTACCGGTTGTGTTTCCCTCCATATCCATCAATAGCTGTGATGCAAGATCGCCTTAATGTCATCAGCCAAGAACATGTAGGCTGCAGCTTCGGTACTTGGTGA
- the LOC108982593 gene encoding major latex allergen Hev b 5-like isoform X1 produces the protein MATVEVNRVLQVASAPTTLPENEATEVITTKEITPEEPVAAPAAPEPVTEEPKEATPEAPVAEKPAASEPEAVVEVETKEVAEEAKADAEEPAAEKKEEETQEVAAEPAAVEETKVDTTEATEAPAEAPAEVEKSVEEEKPAEAAKEATTEVPAEKTEE, from the exons ATGGCCACTGTTGAG GTAAATCGGGTCTTGCAGGTAGCATCGGCTCCAACAACATTGCCAGAGAATGAGGCAACTGAGGTGATCACGACAAAGGAGATAACCCCAGAAGAGCCAGTGGCCGCGCCCGCTGCCCCAGAGCCAGTTACTGAGGAACCAAAAGAAGCAACACCTGAAGCCCCAGTGGCAGAGAAACCTGCGGCTTCAGAACCCGAAGCTGTGGTTGAAGTTGAGACCAAGGAGGTGGCAGAGGAAGCCAAGGCTGACGCAGAGGAGCCAGCAGCagagaaaaaagaggaagagaCCCAAGAAGTGGCAGCAGAGCCTGCTGCTGTGGAGGAGACCAAAGTAGATACTACTGAAGCAACTGAGGCACCAGCAGAAGCCCCGGCTGAGGTAGAGAAATCCGTTGAGGAAGAGAAGCCAGCTGAAGCAGCAAAGGAAGCTACCACTGAAGTTCCAGCTGAGAAGACTGAGGAATAG
- the LOC108982597 gene encoding ER membrane protein complex subunit 3-like has translation MAEDLVLDTAIRDWVLIPLSVVMVLIGVLRHFVAKLMRSNQVPDTKIVKEGQVVIRARNLRAGANFIPPKSFRARRLYFSNEENGLLYVPKGQAQNAQAQMFSDPNMAMDMMKKNLSMIIPQTLTFAWVNFFFSGFVAAKIPFPLTQRFRSMLQNGIDLSTVDVSYVSSRSWYFLNLFGLRGLFSLILGEENATDDTQRMMQMSGFGFDPTKSLGAEKDSLDIVQHDWALPKFEQRAEAVLRKALR, from the exons ATGGCGGAAGATCTGGTGCTAGACACGGCGATCAGAGACTGGGTTCTGATCCCGCTTTCGGTGGTGATGGTCCTCATCGGCGTACTCCGCCACTTCGTTGCCAAGCTCATGCGCTCTAACCAAGTCCCCGACACCAAAATCGTCAAAGAAGG GCAAGTTGTCATTAGGGCTCGGAATCTACGTGCCGGCGCTAATTTTATTCCTCCCAAGTCGTTTCGTGCTCGCAGACTCTATTTTAGCAATGAG GAAAATGGGCTATTGTATGTTCCCAAGGGTCAAGCTCAAAATGCCCAGGCACAAATGTTCTCTGATCCAAATATGGCTATGGATATGATGAAGAAAAACCTTTCAATGATTATACCCCAG ACTCTTACTTTTGCATGGGTCAACTTTTTCTTCTCGGGATTTGTGGCAG CTAAAATACCATTTCCATTGACTCAGAGGTTCCGATCAATGTTACAAAATGGAATTGACTTGAGTACTGTGGATGTTAGCTATGTTAGTAGTCGCTCATG GTATTTCCTCAATTTGTTTGGATTAAGAGGTTTATTTAGTCTCATACTGGGAGAAGAGAATG CCACAGATGACACCCAGCGTATGATGCAAATGAGTGGTTTTGGCTTTGATCCAACAAAG aGCTTGGGTGCTGAAAAAGACAGTCTCGACATAGTTCAGCATGACTGGGCCCTACCAAAATTTGAGCAGCGTGCTGAAGCAGTTTTGAGAAAAGCTCTCCGCTAA
- the LOC108982594 gene encoding formin-like protein 18 isoform X2, whose protein sequence is MVSDQEIAKGVESVLLQSDRNIVNTVDGIIQQLEAKLGLDLSHKAGFIRDQIDHLIRSHSQPHPQPPPQRQSHHLQPPKDHFALRNHPQYPSTHPQQFPPHFALQTHPHHRPDELTFRQPQPPPPQPRPLPAQVQPQPPPPLVTKPEAFAPNASPETPKQSAPVGAKRRGGPGGLNKVCGVTPELQAIVGEPALPRTEIVKQLWAYIRKNNLQDPSNKRKIICNDALRLVFETDCTDMFKMNKLLAKHIIPLEPTKESGQAKRLKVDVESTTESTELGSSTIIISEALAKFLGIGGREMLQSEVLRRVWEYIKVNRLEDPLNSMVILCDANLHELLGCESISALGMTEMLARHHLFKR, encoded by the exons ATGGTGTCCGACCAAGAAATAGCAAAAGGGGTGGAGTCTGTGCTCCTTCAATCCGACCGTAACATCGTTAACACGGTAGATGGCATCATTCAGCAGCTGGAAGCCAAGCTAGGGCTAGACCTATCCCACAAGGCCGGCTTCATCCGGGACCAGATCGACCACCTCATCCGTTCCCACTCTCAGCCACACCCGCAGCCACCGCCGCAGCGACAGTCCCACCACCTCCAGCCCCCCAAAGACCATTTTGCCCTCCGAAACCACCCTCAGTACCCCTCCACCCACCCCCAACAATTTCCTCCCCATTTTGCCCTCCAGACCCATCCTCACCACCGCCCCGACGAGCTCACCTTCCGGCAGCCCCAACCTCCGCCGCCTCAGCCACGTCCACTGCCTGCACAGGTTCAGCCACAGCCGCCGCCTCCGCTAGTGACCAAGCCCGAGGCTTTCGCTCCAAATGCCAGCCCTGAGACCCCGAAGcaaag TGCTCCAGTGGGAGCCAAAAGAAGAGGTGGCCCAGGGGGTTTAAACAAAGTTTGTGGGGTCACTCCTGAACTTCAGGCAATTGTTGGTGAGCCAGCATTGCCAAGGACTGAG ATTGTGAAGCAGCTGTGGGCATACATAAGGAAGAATAACCTCCAAGATCCAAGTAACAAAAGAAAGATTATTTGTAATGATGCCCTGCGCTTGGTATTTGAGACGGACTGTACTGACATGTTCAAGATGAATAAGCTGCTAGCCAAACATATTATCCCACTTGAACCCACAA AGGAGTCAGGCCAAGCTAAACGATTGAAGGTAGATGTTGAGTCTACAACTGAAAGTACCGAACTGGGTTCATCTACCATCATTATATCTGAAGCACTTGCCAAGTTTTTGGGCATTGGAGGAAGGGAGATGCTCCAATCTGAGGTTTTAAGGCGTGTTTGGGAGTACATTAAGGTTAACCGTTTGGAG GATCCTTTAAATTCAATGGTGATATTATGTGATGCAAACCTTCATGAGCTCCTTGGATGTGAAAGTATTTCTGCACTTGGGATGACAGAGATGTTAGCACGCCATCATTTATTCAAACG GTGA
- the LOC108982593 gene encoding major latex allergen Hev b 5-like isoform X2: MATVEVASAPTTLPENEATEVITTKEITPEEPVAAPAAPEPVTEEPKEATPEAPVAEKPAASEPEAVVEVETKEVAEEAKADAEEPAAEKKEEETQEVAAEPAAVEETKVDTTEATEAPAEAPAEVEKSVEEEKPAEAAKEATTEVPAEKTEE, translated from the exons ATGGCCACTGTTGAG GTAGCATCGGCTCCAACAACATTGCCAGAGAATGAGGCAACTGAGGTGATCACGACAAAGGAGATAACCCCAGAAGAGCCAGTGGCCGCGCCCGCTGCCCCAGAGCCAGTTACTGAGGAACCAAAAGAAGCAACACCTGAAGCCCCAGTGGCAGAGAAACCTGCGGCTTCAGAACCCGAAGCTGTGGTTGAAGTTGAGACCAAGGAGGTGGCAGAGGAAGCCAAGGCTGACGCAGAGGAGCCAGCAGCagagaaaaaagaggaagagaCCCAAGAAGTGGCAGCAGAGCCTGCTGCTGTGGAGGAGACCAAAGTAGATACTACTGAAGCAACTGAGGCACCAGCAGAAGCCCCGGCTGAGGTAGAGAAATCCGTTGAGGAAGAGAAGCCAGCTGAAGCAGCAAAGGAAGCTACCACTGAAGTTCCAGCTGAGAAGACTGAGGAATAG